In a single window of the Amycolatopsis sp. cg5 genome:
- the ssd gene encoding septum site-determining protein Ssd, with protein sequence MTTGTRPLIVANDETVIDEVIRLAAAVGCGTERAPDLVAARTSWTRAPMVILDEEAAMRPNTLPRRRGVFLVCKGAPAPPVWRSVFDAGVERVLSLPEDEAALIAELAGLVDGPDVPGGRIIGFLGGRGGAGASVLTAAVAMAVCQEGGSALLMDCDPLGGGIDIVLGAEARCGLRWSELQVGSGRVSMSALRDALPAQEYRGGRLSFVSYDREGGGSSVDAITAVAEAGRRAGRKVLCDLPRNLGRTTEAVVGIADLMIVVVPAEVRASIAAQRIQRYLEHRAARVALVVRGPSPDNIPAVDIAGTVGLPLLTSMPPERGLALALDRGKFELNPRGPLGVAARAVLRAVPDGEVAA encoded by the coding sequence ATGACCACCGGAACCAGGCCACTCATCGTGGCCAACGACGAAACCGTCATCGACGAGGTGATCCGCCTCGCGGCCGCGGTGGGGTGCGGCACCGAACGCGCACCCGACCTGGTGGCCGCGCGGACGAGCTGGACGCGCGCGCCCATGGTGATCCTCGACGAGGAAGCCGCGATGCGGCCGAACACGCTGCCACGAAGACGCGGGGTTTTCCTGGTGTGCAAGGGAGCACCGGCCCCGCCGGTGTGGCGATCGGTCTTCGACGCCGGCGTCGAGCGGGTGCTGAGCCTGCCGGAGGACGAGGCCGCGCTGATCGCCGAGCTCGCCGGCCTGGTCGACGGCCCGGACGTGCCGGGCGGCCGGATCATCGGGTTCCTCGGCGGGCGCGGCGGAGCGGGCGCCTCGGTGCTCACCGCGGCCGTCGCCATGGCCGTCTGCCAGGAAGGCGGCAGCGCGCTGCTCATGGACTGCGATCCACTCGGCGGCGGGATCGACATCGTGCTCGGCGCGGAGGCGCGGTGCGGGCTGCGATGGTCGGAGCTGCAAGTCGGCTCCGGCCGGGTGTCGATGTCGGCCTTGCGTGACGCGTTGCCCGCGCAGGAGTATCGCGGCGGGCGGCTGTCCTTCGTCTCCTACGACAGGGAGGGCGGCGGGTCCTCTGTGGACGCCATCACCGCCGTCGCCGAAGCCGGTCGCCGGGCAGGCCGGAAAGTGCTCTGCGATCTGCCCCGCAACCTCGGGCGGACCACGGAGGCGGTCGTCGGCATCGCCGATCTGATGATCGTGGTCGTTCCGGCCGAGGTACGCGCATCCATTGCCGCGCAACGCATCCAGCGCTATCTGGAGCATCGCGCCGCACGGGTGGCACTGGTCGTGCGCGGACCGTCGCCCGACAACATCCCGGCCGTGGACATCGCGGGCACGGTCGGGCTGCCACTGCTCACCTCGATGCCGCCGGAGCGCGGGCTCGCGCTGGCGCTCGACAGGGGCAAGTTCGAACTGAATCCCCGTGGGCCACTCGGCGTCGCCGCACGCGCGGTGTTGCGTGCCGTGCCCGATGGGGAGGTGGCGGCATGA
- a CDS encoding Rv3654c family TadE-like protein, with protein sequence MPGERDGGSASVLAAVAVLLVLLLGMTVCWAGVASICRRRAETAADLGALAAAGGASCERARRVTDAMGTGLSGCRFVSGDALVEVEMELGGVPGPWGSVTARARAGPVDRPP encoded by the coding sequence GTGCCGGGTGAGCGGGACGGCGGCTCGGCGTCGGTGCTCGCGGCGGTGGCCGTGCTGCTGGTGCTGCTGCTCGGGATGACCGTCTGCTGGGCCGGGGTCGCCTCGATCTGCCGGAGGCGAGCGGAGACGGCGGCCGATCTCGGCGCGCTGGCCGCGGCGGGCGGGGCGTCCTGTGAGCGGGCGCGCCGGGTCACCGACGCGATGGGAACAGGACTGAGCGGATGCCGGTTCGTCTCCGGTGACGCGCTCGTCGAGGTTGAGATGGAACTCGGCGGGGTACCCGGTCCGTGGGGCTCGGTGACCGCGCGAGCCCGTGCCGGGCCGGTCGACCGCCCACCGTGA
- a CDS encoding bifunctional DNA primase/polymerase, whose product MLDANWPDSWRNAFRIELRAEAIGLAWRGWPVLPGVNPVAVRGEDDDLTWRRPVPAYDNWSDVIGAHPHQVAEWFCDKTHSLLVATGTVLDAIEVDDDLGKRAARLLRATGHPAPIVAMPNGRWLFLTTAATTIPAALAAQASIEWHGAGSWIPLPPSPFQHGVVHWRVKPEVWGWQLPEASAVHDVLVRALDGEHAVHLVESSAA is encoded by the coding sequence ATGTTGGACGCGAACTGGCCGGACAGCTGGCGCAACGCTTTCCGTATCGAGCTGCGCGCCGAGGCGATCGGCCTCGCGTGGCGTGGCTGGCCGGTGCTGCCGGGTGTCAACCCCGTCGCGGTGCGCGGCGAGGACGACGACCTGACCTGGCGCAGGCCCGTGCCGGCGTACGACAACTGGAGCGACGTCATCGGCGCCCACCCGCACCAGGTGGCGGAGTGGTTCTGCGACAAGACGCACAGCCTCCTCGTGGCGACCGGCACCGTGCTCGACGCGATCGAGGTCGACGACGACCTCGGCAAGCGCGCCGCCCGCCTCCTCCGCGCGACCGGGCACCCCGCGCCCATCGTCGCCATGCCGAACGGCCGCTGGCTGTTCCTCACCACCGCGGCGACGACCATCCCCGCCGCACTGGCCGCACAGGCCTCCATCGAATGGCACGGCGCCGGCAGCTGGATCCCGCTGCCGCCGTCGCCCTTCCAGCACGGCGTCGTGCACTGGCGGGTCAAGCCCGAGGTCTGGGGCTGGCAGCTGCCGGAAGCCTCGGCGGTGCACGACGTGCTGGTGCGCGCGCTCGACGGCGAGCACGCGGTTCACCTGGTCGAGTCTTCGGCCGCTTGA
- a CDS encoding TadA family conjugal transfer-associated ATPase, which produces MSAELVERVRLRLASAGSAPDTAAVADAVRAETGGAIGHVDLLRALRSLRHEFVGAGVLEPLLEDPHTTDVLVTKPGEVWTDGPDGLRLSEVVFEDEAAVRRLAQRLALLAGRRLDDAQPYVDGWLPGTGPHGRVRLHAVLPPIAADGTCLSLRVLRPASHDLATLCSLGTFDTQGKELLQAIIAARLAFLVTGSTGSGKSTLLAAMLGAVARSERIVCVEDAAELQPAHPQFVRLIARPPNIEGVGEVTLRELVRQALRMRPDRLVVGEVRGQEVVDLLGALNTGHDGGAGTLHANSPLEVPARMEALAALGGLARAALHSQLGAAVRVVLHMRRIPGRGRRLDEIGVVRLGGAGVRVCRVWHAGRWTEHRPILTGLLTGASSW; this is translated from the coding sequence ATGAGCGCCGAACTCGTCGAACGCGTGCGGCTGCGCCTGGCCTCGGCCGGGTCCGCACCGGACACCGCGGCCGTCGCCGACGCCGTCCGCGCCGAGACCGGTGGCGCCATCGGGCATGTGGATCTGTTGCGTGCCTTGCGTTCGCTGCGGCACGAGTTCGTCGGAGCCGGTGTGCTCGAGCCATTGCTGGAGGATCCGCACACCACCGACGTCCTGGTGACCAAGCCCGGCGAGGTGTGGACCGACGGGCCGGACGGGCTTCGCCTGTCGGAGGTGGTTTTCGAAGACGAGGCGGCGGTGCGCAGGCTCGCCCAGCGGCTGGCGTTGCTCGCCGGGCGAAGGCTCGACGACGCCCAGCCCTATGTGGACGGTTGGCTGCCGGGCACCGGTCCGCACGGCAGGGTGCGGCTGCACGCCGTGCTGCCACCGATTGCCGCGGACGGGACCTGCCTGTCGCTGCGGGTGTTGCGCCCGGCTTCCCACGACCTCGCCACCCTGTGCTCGCTCGGCACGTTCGACACGCAAGGAAAGGAGCTGCTCCAGGCGATCATCGCGGCGAGGCTGGCGTTCCTCGTCACCGGTAGCACCGGCTCGGGCAAGAGCACGCTGCTCGCGGCCATGCTCGGCGCGGTCGCGCGGTCGGAACGCATCGTCTGTGTGGAGGACGCGGCCGAGCTGCAGCCCGCGCATCCGCAATTCGTCAGGCTGATCGCGCGGCCGCCGAACATCGAAGGCGTCGGCGAGGTGACGTTGCGGGAGCTGGTGCGTCAAGCGCTGCGGATGCGTCCTGACCGGCTCGTGGTCGGCGAGGTGCGCGGACAGGAGGTCGTCGACCTGCTGGGCGCGCTGAACACCGGCCACGACGGCGGCGCGGGCACGCTGCACGCGAACTCGCCGCTGGAGGTGCCTGCCCGGATGGAGGCGCTGGCCGCGCTCGGCGGCTTGGCCAGGGCCGCGCTGCACAGCCAGCTCGGCGCCGCGGTGCGGGTGGTGCTGCACATGCGGCGGATACCCGGGCGCGGCCGTCGGCTCGACGAGATCGGGGTCGTGCGGCTCGGCGGCGCGGGCGTGCGGGTGTGCCGGGTCTGGCACGCGGGCCGGTGGACCGAACATCGCCCGATCCTGACCGGGCTGCTCACCGGGGCGTCGTCATGGTGA
- a CDS encoding HAD family hydrolase, with protein sequence MAEPNFPAVPADVAPNRVAAFFDLDKTIIASSSALAFSKPLLREGLINRRAALRSAYAQLVFSLAGADAGKTERMRQEVSALCAGWDVAQVSSIVEETLHDVVDPLVYVEATELIASHKADGHDVIVLSATGEEVVAPVARMLGATRSVATRMQIVDGRYSGQVDFYCYGENKAIAAKDLAATYGYDLAECHAYTDSSTDIPLLEVVGHPYAVNPDRLLRKHAATKDWPVLTFDNPMSLRNRLPLASPTAVALGLGVAAAGATWYSLSRRRKDR encoded by the coding sequence GTGGCCGAACCGAACTTCCCTGCCGTACCAGCCGATGTGGCGCCGAACCGGGTCGCGGCGTTCTTCGATCTGGACAAGACGATCATCGCCTCTTCGAGTGCGCTCGCCTTCAGTAAACCGTTGCTGAGAGAAGGGCTGATCAACCGCCGCGCCGCCTTGCGGAGCGCGTACGCGCAGCTTGTTTTTTCACTCGCCGGCGCGGACGCGGGGAAAACCGAGCGGATGCGCCAGGAGGTGTCGGCACTGTGCGCCGGCTGGGACGTCGCACAGGTTTCCTCGATCGTCGAGGAGACCTTGCACGACGTGGTCGATCCGCTCGTCTACGTCGAGGCGACCGAGCTGATCGCCAGCCACAAGGCGGACGGGCACGACGTGATCGTGCTTTCGGCCACCGGCGAGGAGGTGGTGGCGCCGGTCGCGCGGATGCTCGGCGCGACGCGCAGTGTGGCGACCAGGATGCAGATCGTCGACGGCCGCTACTCGGGCCAGGTGGATTTCTACTGCTACGGCGAGAACAAGGCGATCGCCGCGAAGGACCTCGCCGCCACCTACGGCTACGACCTCGCCGAGTGCCACGCTTACACCGATTCGAGCACCGACATCCCGCTGCTCGAAGTGGTCGGGCACCCGTACGCCGTCAACCCCGACCGGCTGCTGCGCAAGCACGCCGCGACCAAGGACTGGCCGGTGCTGACTTTCGACAATCCGATGTCGCTGCGCAACCGGCTGCCGCTCGCGTCACCCACAGCGGTGGCGCTGGGACTGGGCGTGGCTGCCGCGGGGGCGACTTGGTACAGCCTTTCGCGGCGTCGTAAGGACCGTTAG
- a CDS encoding glycoside hydrolase family 3 protein: protein MAGALVVTGASVASAGQTGQVDTFAAEAQRTLHGLTLEEKVGQLFVTWVNGKSADEVNAKNKTDFGVDTPAQVIEKYHLGGVIYFNNDSRDNFDDPVQVAKLSNGLQRAATHSGARIPLQIATDQEGGTVTRMGAPATEFSGAMAIAAGRDTGNATAAATILGKELRAVGINQNFAPDSDVNSNPVNPVIGIRSFSGQPGLASQFVSAEVKGYQDGRRLSQTVSATAKHFPGHGAAPTDSHTGLPRIDSTEAHWRETDVPPFKAAIRAGIDSIMTAHIQFPSLDPSLEPATLSKPIITGKLRGELGYKGVIVTDSLEMQGVREMHSDAEIPLLALKAGADQLLMPVHLDVAINSVIDAVRKGELSERRIDESVLRVLTLKFKRGILFTPYVDESKVMGQLGTPANLAKAQQVADRSITLLRNDGGVLPLKQKPASALVTGWGVSTTAQLAAKLTAHGTAATALQTGQAPSDALIAQSVAAAQGKDVIVVLTNNIRLFPLQLKLLDASNATGKPVVAVAAAIPYDAGYDETVKTWLASYGYITPTVEALAKVVLGEVAPQGKLPVDIPAGADLTKVKYPFGHGLSW, encoded by the coding sequence ATGGCAGGCGCGCTCGTCGTCACCGGCGCGAGCGTCGCGTCCGCCGGTCAGACTGGGCAGGTGGACACCTTCGCGGCCGAAGCGCAGCGCACCCTGCACGGGCTGACCCTCGAGGAGAAGGTCGGCCAGCTGTTCGTCACCTGGGTGAACGGCAAGTCGGCCGACGAGGTCAACGCCAAGAACAAGACCGACTTCGGCGTCGACACCCCCGCGCAGGTCATCGAGAAGTACCACCTCGGCGGCGTCATCTACTTCAACAACGACTCGCGGGACAACTTCGACGACCCGGTGCAGGTCGCGAAGCTGTCCAACGGCCTGCAGCGGGCGGCAACGCACAGTGGCGCACGCATCCCGCTGCAGATCGCGACCGACCAAGAGGGCGGCACGGTCACCCGGATGGGTGCCCCGGCGACCGAGTTCTCCGGCGCGATGGCGATCGCGGCCGGCCGCGACACCGGCAACGCGACGGCCGCGGCCACCATCCTCGGCAAGGAACTGCGCGCGGTCGGCATCAACCAGAACTTCGCGCCGGACTCGGACGTGAACTCGAACCCGGTGAACCCGGTGATCGGCATCCGCTCGTTCTCCGGCCAGCCGGGGCTGGCCAGCCAGTTCGTGTCGGCCGAGGTCAAGGGCTACCAGGACGGGCGCAGGCTCTCGCAGACCGTGTCCGCCACCGCGAAGCACTTCCCCGGCCACGGCGCCGCGCCTACGGACAGTCACACCGGGCTCCCCCGCATCGACAGCACCGAGGCGCACTGGCGCGAGACCGACGTCCCGCCGTTCAAGGCGGCGATCCGCGCGGGCATCGACTCGATCATGACCGCGCACATCCAGTTCCCCAGCCTCGATCCGTCGCTGGAACCGGCGACGCTGTCGAAGCCGATCATCACCGGCAAGCTGCGTGGCGAACTCGGCTACAAGGGCGTCATCGTCACCGACTCGCTCGAGATGCAGGGCGTGCGCGAGATGCACTCCGACGCCGAGATCCCGCTGCTCGCGCTCAAGGCGGGCGCCGACCAGCTGCTCATGCCGGTGCACCTGGACGTGGCCATCAACTCCGTCATCGACGCGGTGCGCAAGGGTGAGCTGAGCGAGCGGCGGATCGACGAGAGCGTGCTGCGCGTCCTCACGCTGAAGTTCAAGCGCGGCATCCTGTTCACGCCGTACGTCGACGAGTCGAAGGTGATGGGTCAGCTCGGCACCCCGGCGAACCTGGCGAAGGCGCAGCAGGTCGCCGACCGCTCGATCACCCTGCTGCGCAACGACGGCGGTGTACTGCCGCTGAAGCAGAAGCCCGCCTCCGCGCTGGTCACCGGCTGGGGTGTGTCGACGACCGCGCAGCTCGCCGCCAAGCTCACCGCGCACGGCACGGCGGCGACGGCGTTGCAGACCGGGCAGGCCCCGTCGGACGCGCTGATCGCGCAGTCCGTCGCGGCGGCGCAGGGCAAGGACGTGATCGTCGTGCTCACCAACAACATCCGGCTGTTCCCGTTGCAGCTCAAGCTGCTCGACGCGTCGAACGCCACCGGGAAGCCAGTGGTCGCGGTCGCCGCGGCGATCCCGTACGACGCCGGGTACGACGAGACCGTGAAGACCTGGCTCGCCAGCTACGGGTACATCACGCCGACCGTCGAGGCGCTGGCGAAGGTGGTGCTCGGCGAGGTCGCGCCGCAGGGCAAGCTGCCGGTCGACATCCCGGCGGGCGCCGACCTGACCAAGGTGAAGTACCCGTTCGGCCACGGACTCTCGTGGTGA
- a CDS encoding type II secretion system F family protein, producing the protein MVSALLGLAALLCWPATCAGARLAGLAGKIRPLNGSPPRWWRAGLGGLALIVSAMLAWPGGGMAAALLGFAVRRDRRERQVMRARLAEADGFAEALRAMVTELRAGAHPIAAAESAAAEATGEAARAMRTVAAAARLDGPFPESPGDGLLGRLTGAWTLAQRHGLPMAEVLDAVRRDVELSVRLARQADARLAGPRSSASVLAFLPCLGIVLGQAMGADPARVLTATAPGQVLLVLGAGFIAAGLAWSSRLTRRVVTV; encoded by the coding sequence ATGGTGAGCGCGCTGCTCGGGCTGGCCGCGCTCCTGTGCTGGCCAGCGACCTGTGCCGGCGCCCGGCTCGCCGGGCTGGCCGGGAAGATCCGGCCGCTGAACGGGTCGCCGCCGCGATGGTGGCGGGCCGGGCTGGGCGGGCTGGCGCTCATCGTCTCCGCGATGCTCGCTTGGCCCGGTGGAGGCATGGCCGCCGCGTTGCTGGGCTTCGCCGTGCGACGCGATCGCAGGGAGCGGCAAGTCATGCGAGCGCGGCTCGCGGAAGCCGACGGGTTCGCCGAAGCGTTGCGCGCGATGGTCACCGAACTACGAGCCGGTGCGCATCCGATCGCGGCCGCGGAGTCGGCGGCCGCCGAAGCGACGGGCGAGGCCGCGCGGGCGATGCGAACGGTCGCCGCGGCCGCTCGGCTGGACGGGCCGTTCCCGGAATCGCCGGGTGACGGGCTGCTCGGCAGGCTCACCGGAGCGTGGACGCTGGCGCAGCGGCACGGCCTGCCGATGGCCGAGGTGCTCGACGCCGTCCGGCGTGACGTCGAACTGAGCGTGCGGCTCGCCAGGCAGGCCGACGCGAGATTGGCCGGACCGCGGTCGAGCGCATCGGTGCTCGCGTTCCTGCCCTGCCTGGGCATCGTGCTCGGGCAGGCGATGGGAGCCGACCCGGCTCGGGTGCTGACCGCGACGGCGCCCGGTCAGGTGCTGCTCGTCTTGGGCGCCGGCTTCATCGCGGCAGGCCTCGCGTGGAGTTCGCGGCTGACGCGGCGGGTGGTGACCGTATGA
- a CDS encoding IS110 family transposase, whose product MFAGWDWATGSHDVTVIDQAGAKTDRWALAHAEPGIVNALARLRRHGDPAGLPVAIETTRGLVVDRLLAAGHPVIPIHPNAFNAVRPRWGAARAKNDPGDSFKLADYLRTDGHQLRTLTPTLPETLELQALTRQRSDHVEARVAAVNQLAALLDEHWPGGKAVFASLDSDIALAFLDRYSTPADAARLTAGRLEAFCKRHGYSGKRPGSVLIERLRAAPTAASRLGPQVITRLIGVQVRLVRSLRVTIRELDAAIAEAAKTHPWAELIAGLPRIGTVNLGQVVGEIGPMLERATGCAQLAAETGAAPVTKESGKHRQVNFRHAVNRRARQALMTFADNSRHDNDWAATIYNNARSRGKRHPHAVRILARAWLRVIWACWRDKACYDPTIHHTTNKINKAEGLT is encoded by the coding sequence GTGTTCGCGGGATGGGACTGGGCCACCGGGTCGCACGATGTGACCGTGATCGACCAGGCCGGAGCGAAGACCGACCGATGGGCGCTGGCCCACGCCGAACCCGGGATCGTCAACGCCCTGGCCCGGCTGCGCCGTCACGGCGATCCGGCCGGGCTGCCGGTGGCTATCGAGACCACCCGGGGACTGGTCGTGGACCGGCTGCTGGCTGCCGGGCACCCCGTGATTCCCATACATCCCAACGCTTTCAACGCCGTCCGTCCCCGCTGGGGCGCGGCCCGGGCCAAGAACGACCCCGGCGACTCCTTCAAGCTGGCCGACTACCTGCGCACCGACGGCCACCAGCTGCGGACGTTGACACCCACGCTGCCCGAAACGCTGGAGCTGCAAGCGCTGACCCGGCAACGCTCCGACCACGTCGAAGCTCGCGTCGCGGCGGTCAACCAGCTTGCCGCGCTGCTGGATGAGCACTGGCCCGGCGGGAAAGCCGTGTTCGCCAGCCTGGACAGCGACATCGCCCTGGCCTTCCTGGACCGCTACTCCACGCCCGCGGACGCGGCCCGCTTGACCGCCGGTCGGCTGGAAGCGTTCTGCAAACGCCACGGCTACTCCGGCAAACGACCCGGCAGCGTGCTGATCGAGCGGCTGCGTGCCGCCCCTACGGCGGCTTCCCGGCTGGGCCCGCAAGTCATCACGCGGCTGATCGGTGTCCAAGTGCGGCTGGTGCGGTCCCTGCGCGTCACCATCCGCGAACTGGACGCCGCCATCGCTGAGGCGGCCAAGACCCATCCCTGGGCCGAACTGATCGCCGGACTGCCCCGGATCGGCACCGTCAACCTCGGTCAGGTCGTGGGCGAGATCGGCCCGATGCTCGAACGCGCCACCGGGTGCGCGCAACTGGCCGCCGAGACCGGCGCCGCACCGGTCACCAAGGAATCCGGCAAGCACCGCCAGGTCAACTTCCGGCACGCGGTCAACCGCCGAGCCCGGCAAGCCCTGATGACCTTCGCCGACAACAGCCGGCACGACAACGACTGGGCCGCGACGATCTACAACAACGCGCGTTCCCGAGGCAAACGCCATCCCCACGCAGTGCGCATCCTCGCCCGAGCCTGGCTGCGCGTGATCTGGGCCTGCTGGCGCGACAAAGCCTGTTACGACCCCACCATCCACCACACCACAAACAAGATCAACAAAGCCGAAGGGTTGACTTAG
- a CDS encoding type II secretion system F family protein, whose amino-acid sequence MNAMVLFAAGLSVLPPALGAVERMRSLAPAGRHVAWRWPRRKRARGDPLRMAAVLDLLAACLRSGLPVAEAVRAVAGPEDDALRATADLLELGADPVLAWEPVADHDGLAELARAARRTARSGTALAEAAAELAVRLRATVSDEAEARAQRVGVLITGPLGLCFLPAFFCLGVAPVVAGLTSGLLAPH is encoded by the coding sequence ATGAACGCCATGGTCCTGTTCGCGGCCGGCTTGTCGGTACTGCCACCGGCACTGGGCGCGGTGGAGCGGATGCGGAGCCTGGCGCCCGCTGGGCGGCACGTGGCCTGGCGGTGGCCGAGACGGAAGCGGGCGCGGGGAGACCCGTTGCGGATGGCGGCCGTGCTGGACCTGCTCGCGGCTTGCCTGCGCTCTGGGCTGCCCGTCGCCGAGGCCGTTCGCGCGGTCGCCGGTCCCGAGGACGACGCCTTGCGCGCGACGGCGGATCTGCTCGAACTCGGGGCCGATCCCGTGCTCGCGTGGGAGCCGGTCGCCGACCACGACGGGCTGGCGGAACTGGCGAGAGCGGCCCGGCGGACCGCGCGGTCCGGGACCGCGTTGGCCGAGGCCGCCGCCGAACTCGCGGTAAGGCTGCGCGCGACGGTGTCGGACGAGGCCGAGGCGCGGGCGCAGCGCGTCGGCGTGCTGATCACCGGGCCGCTCGGGCTGTGTTTCCTGCCCGCCTTCTTCTGTCTTGGCGTCGCGCCGGTCGTCGCCGGGCTCACCTCCGGGCTGCTGGCCCCGCACTGA
- a CDS encoding TadE family type IV pilus minor pilin — MTVEAAVALGALAFVLASMLAGLAVVVDLLRCTDAAGEAARLVSRGQRQQAESVVRRIAPDGAMLALRAEGDAVTVEVGVAPAGGLLFGMRVRATAFALLEPGVSGAG; from the coding sequence GTGACCGTGGAGGCCGCGGTCGCGCTCGGCGCCCTGGCTTTCGTGCTGGCCTCGATGCTGGCCGGGCTGGCTGTGGTCGTCGATCTGCTCAGATGCACCGACGCCGCCGGTGAGGCGGCGCGGCTGGTCTCGCGCGGTCAGCGGCAGCAGGCGGAAAGCGTGGTGCGGCGTATCGCGCCGGACGGCGCGATGCTGGCGTTGCGTGCGGAAGGCGACGCGGTGACCGTCGAGGTCGGCGTGGCGCCCGCCGGCGGGCTGTTGTTCGGGATGCGGGTGCGTGCCACGGCGTTCGCCTTGCTCGAACCGGGGGTGTCCGGTGCCGGGTGA
- a CDS encoding exo-beta-N-acetylmuramidase NamZ domain-containing protein, with the protein MSLNRRAFLAASAALTTSVAGATTSASAEPAVEEGHHGVRTGAEVLAAQGWRMLAGRKVGVLSNPTGVLASGDHIVDSMVAAGVRPAAAFGPEHGFRGSAQAGGSEGDYTDPRTGVPVYDAYGVDATKLAAMITKAGVDTVVFDIADVGARFYTYIWSLYTAMVAAAKAGASFVVLDRPNPLGGKAYGPLLNPAFSSGIGRKPIVQQHGMTAGELARFYVGEFLPAEGVKLPKLDIVGVRGWRRDEHFAQTGLDWIPPSPNMPTPETAHVYPGTGMFEGTVFSEGRGTTRPFEIIGAPGLDWRWREQLTELRLPGVRFRETYFVPTFSKFVNVTCGGVQLTVTDPRSFDSIRTAVAMLVTGKRQPGFAWRPDNYIDKLSGSDRLRTMVDAGAGVDEITGSWRDELSRFDRQRQQYLIYR; encoded by the coding sequence GTGAGCCTCAACCGGCGGGCGTTCCTGGCGGCGAGCGCGGCACTGACGACCAGCGTGGCGGGCGCGACCACCAGCGCCAGCGCGGAGCCCGCGGTCGAAGAAGGCCACCACGGCGTCCGCACCGGCGCGGAAGTCCTTGCCGCGCAAGGCTGGCGCATGCTGGCGGGCCGCAAGGTCGGCGTGCTGTCGAACCCGACCGGGGTGCTGGCGAGCGGTGACCACATCGTCGACTCGATGGTCGCCGCCGGTGTCCGCCCGGCCGCCGCCTTCGGCCCCGAGCACGGCTTCCGCGGCAGCGCGCAGGCAGGCGGATCCGAAGGCGACTACACCGATCCCCGCACCGGCGTGCCCGTCTACGACGCGTACGGCGTCGACGCGACCAAGCTCGCCGCGATGATCACCAAGGCGGGCGTCGACACGGTCGTCTTCGACATCGCCGACGTCGGCGCGCGCTTCTACACCTACATCTGGTCGCTCTACACCGCGATGGTCGCCGCCGCGAAGGCCGGCGCGTCCTTTGTCGTCCTGGACCGGCCGAACCCGTTGGGCGGCAAGGCTTACGGCCCGCTACTGAACCCGGCGTTCAGCTCCGGGATCGGCCGCAAGCCGATCGTCCAGCAGCACGGGATGACCGCTGGCGAGCTCGCCAGGTTCTATGTCGGCGAGTTCCTCCCAGCAGAGGGCGTGAAGCTCCCGAAGCTCGACATCGTGGGAGTCCGTGGCTGGCGCCGCGACGAGCATTTCGCGCAGACCGGGCTCGACTGGATCCCGCCGAGCCCCAACATGCCGACACCCGAGACGGCGCACGTCTACCCGGGCACCGGCATGTTCGAAGGCACCGTGTTCTCCGAAGGCCGGGGCACGACGCGGCCGTTCGAGATCATCGGCGCGCCCGGCCTCGACTGGCGCTGGCGCGAGCAGCTGACCGAGCTGCGGCTGCCCGGTGTGCGGTTCCGCGAGACGTATTTCGTGCCCACGTTCAGCAAGTTCGTCAACGTGACCTGCGGTGGCGTCCAGCTGACGGTGACGGACCCGCGCTCGTTCGACTCGATCCGCACGGCCGTCGCGATGCTCGTCACCGGAAAGCGGCAGCCCGGTTTCGCGTGGCGTCCCGACAACTACATCGACAAGCTGTCCGGTTCCGACCGGCTGCGCACGATGGTCGACGCCGGCGCGGGCGTCGACGAGATCACCGGTTCCTGGCGTGACGAGCTCAGCCGGTTCGACAGACAGCGGCAGCAGTACTTGATCTATAGGTGA
- a CDS encoding DUF4244 domain-containing protein: MEKRFLYGDAGAISAEYALITLAGAAIAGVIYLIVTSDWAAGLLRGLIERALSVGT; the protein is encoded by the coding sequence ATGGAAAAGCGGTTCCTGTACGGCGACGCCGGCGCGATCTCGGCCGAGTACGCGTTGATCACCCTCGCGGGCGCGGCCATCGCCGGAGTCATCTATCTGATCGTCACCAGTGACTGGGCGGCCGGCCTGTTGCGCGGGCTGATCGAACGAGCGCTCTCGGTGGGCACGTGA